The proteins below come from a single Plantactinospora sp. KBS50 genomic window:
- a CDS encoding S8 family serine peptidase yields the protein MASTTAIVAAGAPASAAPDGPRPSLVRPPSLQTDKQAAKPSAASRPSTVQDRYIVTLKDTKASSAKVKSTAEALTEEHGGKVRQLYGHALRGFSAQLSAAQAKKLAASPEVASVEPVRMLHTTGTQTNPPSWGLDRLDQTGPVLDQTYTYPSTSASGVTAYVIDTGLNLTHTDFGGRATSGYDFVDGDDDATDTCDGHGTHVAGTIGGTRYGVAKDVNLVGVRVLGCDGYGSTEQVVAGIDWVTANAEKPAVVNMSLGQDCDPVLQYPAGATQPFFDPNAPCNDGIDPVVDAAVSRSIAAGLTYVLSAGNQDVKACYVSPAHVAEAITVGATDNLDFRGYFSNHGSCVDVYAPGVNITSDFIGGDAATETLTGTSMAAPHVTGAAALVLAEHPDWTPQQVRDAIVKNAVAGGVHDTAPVVYLDPEQNAPNRLLHVGGAAVSRSSVGIQAYANGRYVTAENGGANPLIARSTSVGGWEQFDVVAQSGGFVALRSKANGRYVTAENGGANPLIARSTSVGGWEKFTIVDNADGSIAFKANANGRYVTADSGGGKALIARSTSIGGWEKFNFLAKNPTVAIRAKANGRYVTAENGGANPLIARSTSVGGWEKFDYVDQGDGWFGLRAQANGRYVTAESAGSKALIARGTSIGAWEWLLNWDYNPDGSRFIVANANGRAVTAESGGANPLIASRQVVCQSGNCSWPYGLGSWESFYFVAV from the coding sequence GTGGCCAGCACAACCGCAATCGTCGCCGCCGGCGCCCCGGCATCGGCGGCGCCGGACGGGCCGCGCCCCTCGCTGGTCCGACCCCCGAGCCTGCAGACCGACAAGCAGGCCGCAAAGCCGAGCGCGGCCAGCCGGCCGAGCACGGTGCAGGACCGCTACATCGTCACCCTCAAGGACACGAAGGCCAGCTCGGCCAAGGTCAAGTCCACCGCCGAGGCGCTCACCGAGGAACACGGTGGCAAGGTCCGCCAGCTCTACGGGCACGCCCTGCGCGGCTTCTCGGCCCAGCTGAGCGCGGCCCAGGCGAAGAAGCTCGCCGCCAGCCCCGAGGTCGCCTCGGTCGAGCCGGTCCGGATGCTGCACACCACCGGCACCCAGACCAACCCGCCGTCCTGGGGACTCGACCGGCTCGACCAGACCGGACCGGTGCTCGACCAGACGTACACCTACCCGTCGACGAGCGCCAGCGGCGTGACGGCGTACGTCATCGACACCGGCCTGAACCTCACGCACACCGACTTCGGCGGCCGGGCCACCTCCGGGTACGACTTCGTCGACGGCGACGACGACGCCACCGACACCTGCGACGGACACGGAACCCACGTCGCGGGCACGATCGGCGGCACCCGGTACGGCGTGGCCAAGGACGTCAACCTGGTCGGCGTGCGCGTCCTGGGCTGCGACGGATACGGCAGCACCGAGCAGGTCGTCGCGGGCATCGACTGGGTCACCGCCAACGCGGAAAAGCCGGCCGTGGTCAACATGAGCCTCGGCCAGGACTGCGATCCGGTACTGCAATATCCCGCCGGGGCCACGCAGCCCTTCTTCGACCCCAACGCGCCCTGCAACGACGGCATCGACCCGGTGGTCGACGCGGCCGTCAGCCGGTCCATCGCCGCCGGGCTCACCTACGTCCTCTCGGCCGGCAACCAGGACGTCAAGGCGTGCTACGTCTCGCCGGCCCACGTCGCCGAGGCGATCACCGTGGGCGCCACCGACAACCTGGACTTCCGCGGCTACTTCTCCAACCACGGATCCTGTGTGGACGTCTACGCGCCGGGCGTGAACATCACCTCCGACTTCATCGGCGGGGACGCGGCGACCGAGACGCTGACCGGCACCTCGATGGCCGCGCCGCACGTGACCGGGGCCGCAGCCCTGGTGCTGGCGGAGCACCCGGACTGGACGCCGCAGCAGGTGCGCGACGCCATCGTCAAGAACGCCGTCGCCGGCGGGGTGCACGACACGGCCCCGGTCGTCTACCTCGACCCCGAGCAGAACGCGCCGAACCGCCTGCTGCACGTGGGTGGCGCGGCCGTCTCCCGCTCCTCGGTGGGCATCCAGGCGTACGCCAACGGCAGGTACGTGACCGCCGAGAACGGCGGCGCGAACCCGCTGATCGCCCGCAGCACCAGCGTGGGCGGCTGGGAGCAGTTCGACGTGGTGGCCCAGAGCGGCGGGTTCGTCGCCCTGCGGTCGAAGGCCAACGGCAGGTACGTGACCGCCGAGAACGGCGGCGCGAACCCGCTGATCGCCCGCAGCACGAGCGTCGGTGGCTGGGAGAAGTTCACCATCGTCGACAACGCCGACGGCAGCATCGCGTTCAAGGCGAACGCCAACGGCAGGTACGTGACCGCGGACAGCGGCGGCGGCAAGGCGCTGATCGCCCGCAGCACCAGCATCGGTGGCTGGGAGAAGTTCAACTTCCTGGCCAAGAACCCGACCGTGGCCATCAGGGCCAAGGCCAACGGCAGGTACGTGACCGCGGAGAACGGCGGCGCGAACCCGCTGATCGCCCGCAGCACGAGCGTGGGCGGTTGGGAGAAGTTCGACTACGTCGACCAGGGTGACGGCTGGTTCGGCCTGCGGGCGCAGGCGAACGGCAGGTACGTGACCGCCGAGAGCGCCGGAAGCAAGGCGCTGATCGCCCGCGGCACCTCGATCGGCGCCTGGGAGTGGCTCCTGAACTGGGACTACAACCCGGACGGCAGCCGATTCATCGTGGCCAACGCGAACGGTCGGGCCGTGACGGCGGAGAGCGGCGGCGCCAACCCGCTGATCGCCTCGCGGCAGGTTGTCTGCCAGTCGGGCAACTGCTCCTGGCCGTACGGGCTCGGCTCGTGGGAGTCGTTCTACTTCGTGGCCGTCTGA
- a CDS encoding CCA tRNA nucleotidyltransferase: MSDSSAPSAGTAPAAHVSLTAAQHRAVAELLRVSPVADELGRRFAAAGHELHLVGGSVRDALLGRLGDDLDFCTDAHPDATLRVVKGWADAIWETGREFGTIGVQRDGLRLEITTFRAEAYDRVSRNPTVRYGTNLVEDLERRDFTINAMAVSLPGHRFTDPYGGLADLAARVIRTPGTPQESFGDDPLRMLRAARFAAQLRFAVAPPVRAAMAAMAADLDRITAERIRDEFTKLLCGADPVTGLRLLADTGLAERFLPELTGLRLEIDEHAQHKDVYEHTLTVVSNAVGHEDGGCDFILRMAALMHDVGKPATKAVGPDGRVSFHHHEVVGARLTKQRMKELRYPKDVTAQVVALVALHLRFYGYGRGEWTDSAVRRYVADAGDLLPRLHKLTRSDCTTRNRRKARQLAEDYDALEERIARLRAEEDLARVRPDLDGNAIMQLLGVPPGPVVGQAWKHLKELRLERGPLSRDEAESELRRWAQEQGIL; encoded by the coding sequence ATGTCCGATTCCTCCGCACCGTCCGCCGGTACCGCCCCGGCGGCCCACGTGTCCCTGACCGCCGCCCAGCACCGGGCCGTGGCCGAACTGCTGCGCGTCTCGCCGGTGGCCGACGAGTTGGGCCGCCGGTTCGCCGCCGCCGGCCACGAACTGCACCTGGTCGGCGGGTCGGTCCGGGACGCGCTGCTCGGCCGGCTCGGCGACGACCTCGACTTCTGCACCGACGCCCACCCGGACGCCACGCTGCGGGTCGTCAAGGGTTGGGCGGACGCGATCTGGGAGACCGGCCGCGAGTTCGGCACCATCGGCGTGCAGCGCGACGGCCTGCGGCTGGAGATCACCACCTTCCGCGCCGAGGCGTACGACCGGGTCTCCCGCAACCCGACCGTGCGGTACGGCACCAACCTGGTGGAAGACCTGGAACGCCGGGACTTCACTATCAACGCGATGGCGGTCAGCCTTCCCGGGCACCGGTTCACCGACCCGTACGGCGGGCTCGCCGACCTGGCGGCCCGGGTGATCCGTACCCCCGGCACGCCGCAGGAGTCGTTCGGCGACGACCCGCTGCGGATGCTGCGCGCGGCGCGGTTCGCCGCCCAGTTGCGGTTCGCGGTGGCGCCGCCGGTGCGGGCGGCGATGGCCGCGATGGCCGCCGATCTGGACCGGATCACGGCCGAGCGGATCCGGGACGAGTTCACCAAGCTGCTCTGCGGTGCCGATCCGGTCACCGGGCTGCGGCTGCTGGCCGACACCGGACTGGCCGAGCGGTTCCTGCCCGAGCTGACCGGGCTCCGGCTGGAGATCGACGAGCACGCCCAGCACAAGGACGTGTACGAGCACACCCTGACCGTGGTGAGCAACGCCGTCGGCCACGAGGATGGCGGGTGCGACTTCATCCTGCGGATGGCCGCGCTCATGCACGACGTGGGCAAGCCGGCGACCAAGGCGGTCGGCCCGGACGGCCGGGTCAGTTTCCACCACCACGAGGTCGTCGGCGCCCGGCTGACCAAGCAGCGGATGAAGGAGCTGCGGTACCCCAAGGACGTCACCGCCCAGGTGGTCGCGCTGGTCGCGCTGCACCTGCGCTTCTACGGGTACGGCCGGGGCGAGTGGACCGACTCGGCGGTCCGGCGGTACGTCGCCGACGCCGGTGACCTGCTGCCCCGGCTGCACAAGTTGACCCGCTCGGACTGCACCACCCGCAACCGGCGCAAGGCGCGGCAGTTGGCCGAGGACTACGACGCGCTGGAGGAACGGATCGCCCGGTTGCGTGCCGAGGAGGATCTCGCGCGGGTGCGGCCCGATCTGGACGGCAACGCCATCATGCAGTTGCTGGGCGTACCGCCGGGACCGGTGGTGGGCCAGGCCTGGAAGCATCTCAAGGAACTGCGTCTGGAGCGTGGCCCGCTGAGCCGGGACGAGGCCGAGTCCGAGTTGCGGCGCTGGGCCCAGGAGCAGGGCATCCTGTAA
- a CDS encoding protein kinase family protein — protein MPGQRDLAIGTITEGGLVTQVGEGREADEVAPVGTALGAPTAGEVLAERYELSAHINDDSAGRQVWRGIDVILRRPVAVVLRYPGGDSAVEMLQAAVTASRVIHPNLVGVYDAIDEQDRAYVVREWVDGRSLRELVDHDGLLDPARATSVAHAIAGAVAAVHATGMVHGNIHPGTIMIADDGRVVLADARADANDSRATDVRAIGGILYYALTGHWPHAEATLTGGTAGRGRASLPDAVRDSGGSLVAPRQARAGVPAYLDDLTMDLLDPAVEPPSSDVLAAELGRLDVADDPYLDDSGPLRFAGRDDDGTTSSPGGRRKIAAGVAGLLVVALVGLVFGINALAGGGTDGGGGGTGPVTQPGAGASENPSAEPADKPKPIPLSGDQVRVIDPQGDRTELRDVEKAVDGDPNEGWQTQGYKGRSNFGNLKDGMGILIDLKEPRTLSSVQVLLSSPGATAELRTGSSAPTESSKSADQQVVAQFSTRIGEPLEKFDGSTMSFSAFDPDQKYRYLLFWITDLPRADDGRYRIGVQEITVNGL, from the coding sequence ATGCCCGGGCAGCGGGATCTAGCGATCGGCACCATCACCGAGGGAGGACTGGTGACCCAGGTCGGCGAGGGTCGGGAGGCGGACGAGGTCGCTCCCGTCGGCACTGCCCTCGGTGCGCCGACCGCCGGTGAGGTCCTCGCCGAGCGGTACGAATTGTCCGCGCACATCAACGACGACAGCGCCGGCCGGCAGGTCTGGCGCGGAATCGACGTCATCCTCCGCCGTCCCGTCGCCGTGGTGCTGCGCTATCCGGGCGGGGACTCCGCCGTGGAGATGCTCCAGGCGGCCGTGACGGCCAGCCGGGTCATCCACCCGAACCTGGTGGGCGTCTACGACGCCATCGACGAGCAGGACCGGGCGTACGTCGTCCGCGAGTGGGTGGACGGCCGGTCCCTGCGCGAGCTGGTGGACCATGACGGCCTGCTCGACCCGGCCCGGGCCACCAGCGTCGCCCACGCGATCGCCGGGGCGGTGGCCGCCGTGCACGCCACCGGCATGGTGCACGGCAACATCCACCCGGGCACGATCATGATCGCCGACGACGGCCGGGTGGTGCTGGCCGACGCGCGGGCGGACGCCAACGACAGCCGCGCCACCGACGTACGGGCGATCGGCGGCATCCTCTACTACGCCCTGACCGGGCACTGGCCGCACGCCGAGGCCACGCTCACCGGCGGCACGGCCGGCCGGGGGCGGGCCAGCCTGCCCGACGCGGTCCGGGACTCCGGTGGATCGCTCGTCGCGCCCCGCCAGGCCCGCGCCGGCGTACCGGCGTACCTGGACGACCTCACGATGGACCTGCTCGACCCCGCGGTCGAGCCACCGTCCTCGGACGTGCTGGCCGCGGAGCTGGGCCGGCTCGACGTGGCCGACGATCCGTACCTGGACGACAGCGGGCCGCTGCGGTTCGCCGGGCGGGACGACGACGGGACGACGTCGAGCCCGGGCGGCCGGCGCAAGATCGCGGCCGGCGTCGCCGGCCTGCTGGTGGTGGCGCTGGTCGGGCTGGTCTTCGGCATCAACGCGCTGGCCGGCGGTGGCACGGACGGCGGTGGCGGCGGCACGGGTCCGGTGACCCAGCCCGGCGCCGGCGCCTCCGAGAACCCCTCGGCCGAGCCGGCCGACAAGCCGAAGCCGATCCCGCTGAGCGGCGACCAGGTCCGGGTCATCGACCCGCAGGGCGACCGGACCGAGCTGCGGGACGTCGAGAAGGCGGTCGACGGCGACCCCAACGAGGGCTGGCAGACGCAGGGCTACAAGGGGCGGTCCAACTTCGGCAACCTCAAGGACGGCATGGGCATCCTGATCGACCTGAAGGAGCCCCGGACGCTCTCCTCGGTGCAGGTGCTGCTCTCCTCGCCGGGCGCCACCGCCGAGTTGCGCACCGGCTCGTCCGCGCCGACCGAGAGCAGCAAGTCCGCCGACCAGCAGGTCGTGGCCCAGTTCAGCACCCGGATCGGCGAGCCGCTGGAGAAGTTCGACGGCTCGACGATGTCCTTCTCGGCCTTCGACCCGGACCAGAAGTACCGCTACCTGCTGTTCTGGATCACCGATCTGCCGAGAGCCGACGACGGCCGCTACCGGATCGGCGTCCAGGAGATCACGGTCAACGGGCTGTGA